In a single window of the Acidaminococcales bacterium genome:
- the lspA gene encoding signal peptidase II — protein MRLVFLPFIIVAADYASKRYIKSVMTEGMSVPVIDGVFHITYVLNPGAAFGLLPNQRALFVAAAVALLALLLGLRKHIKKQPPCILAGAGLIAGGALGNLIDRINTGEVVDFLDFRVWPVFNVADAAICIGAGCILWNMMKNKK, from the coding sequence GTGCGGCTTGTTTTTCTGCCTTTTATAATTGTAGCCGCCGATTATGCCAGCAAACGCTATATAAAAAGCGTTATGACGGAAGGCATGAGCGTGCCTGTCATTGACGGCGTTTTTCACATAACATATGTACTCAATCCTGGCGCGGCTTTTGGCCTTTTGCCCAACCAGCGCGCTTTGTTCGTTGCGGCGGCCGTTGCCTTGCTGGCGCTTTTGCTCGGCCTGCGGAAACACATCAAAAAGCAGCCGCCCTGCATCCTGGCCGGCGCCGGCCTGATTGCGGGCGGCGCCTTGGGCAACCTGATCGACCGGATAAATACGGGCGAAGTAGTGGATTTTTTGGATTTTCGCGTCTGGCCGGTTTTCAATGTCGCCGACGCCGCCATTTGCATAGGGGCCGGTTGTATTTTATGGAACATGATGAAAAACAAAAAATAA